The following DNA comes from Pseudomonas sp. Tri1.
TCCAGATTGGATGAGATTGAATGTCGAGGAGTCCAAGGGCTGCGACTTCCTGACCGTACTGGTGACTCCGGCGCGGAAAATCCGGCAGGCTGCAGTGGTTCACGCCGATGGGCTGCTGTACTGGGAGCTCAGTGATTTTCGCAGGTTTGCAGAGCACGCCTTGCAGACGGTACGGGAGCTCCGCGCAAGCTTCTATGAGCAAGGCGATCTGGTGTGGCAGGCGGAAGCAGCTGATGTACTCAAGCAGCGTGGCATCGACTTCGCTTCGATCTGCAAGTACCTGCGAAGTAGACCTGCCGTGAAATACATGGAAGAGGTATAGCTGTATCTGAAGCGTCCCTGATTTGAGGCAGGGGCGCTTGTTCAATTCTCACTACTCTTGTTTCTCCTTCCCGCTCCTCGACTTTGGGCATGTGAGGTGTGGTTAGCCGGTCGATACTCGTTTCAGTCCCCTTGTCTCCTGAACGGCTGCGATCGACAAACTACCGGTAGCTGCATGCTGAATGTGCTCGCTCCACCAGATCATCATCGGGCGTCTTCTCTCAATGTAATCCGCACGATTGTAGGCGCTACGCACTTCGTCCTTATCTACGTGCGCAAGTGCGACTTCGATCAGCTCCGAGTCCCACCCCTGTTCGTTCAGGATGGTACTGGCCATGGACCGCATGCCGTGGCTTACCAAACGACCTTCAAAGCCCATGCGTTTCAAGGCCATGTTTGCCGTCTGGCTATTGCAGTGAGTTCGCGGATCTTTGTCTGCAGGGAATACGTACTCCCTATGGCCGCTATAGGGTTTGATCGTTTCTAGCAGGGCAAGTGCATGTTCGGTCAAAGGTATGACGTGAGCGCGTCGTTTTTTCATACGCTCCGCTGGGATCGTCCACGTTTTCTTGTCGAGGTCGATGTCGGCCCAGGAAGTCGTGGCGGCTTCCGCTGGACGGGTCATGGTGTGGAGTTGCCATTCGATCAGACAACGTGTTGTTCTTTTTATGCTCGCATTAGCGATGGCTACCATTAGCTCTGGCAGCTCTTCGGGGCGGAGGGCTGCCATGTTCTGTTTTTTCGGCTTTTTGAAAACGCCCCGGATGCCGCTGAGTGGATTGGCGAAGATTATTCCCGAGTTCACGCCATGGATCATGATCTCATTGAGCCTTTGAGTCAGCCGCTTCACTGTCTCTAAGCTGCCTTTCGTTTCCAGAGGGCGGAGCAATTCGATGACCATCGGCGCAGTGATTTGCGAGAGGGGTACAGTTCCGAGTTTTGGAAATACGTGGAGGGTGAGAGAGCGCCATATGTCTTCGGCATAGGCCGGTGTAACGACATCCTGCTTCAGCTCGAACCAAGTAGCAGCTACGTTCTCGAATGTATGCTCAGTGGCTGCTTTTTTTGTTTGCTCCAACGCATTGCGTTGCTCTTTCGGGTCGATGGCCAGCGCGAGCAGTTCTCTAGCTTCGACCGTTTTCTTTCTGGCTTGCGCGAGAGAGAGCTCTGGGTAGGTGCCCAGTCCCATGTTGATGCGATTCTTCGTTACCAGATGCCGGTAGTTGAAGTTCCACAGCGTAGAGCCATTAATTCTCACTCGCAATTGTAGGCCGTCGCCATCACTGAGGACGTAATCTTTGTCTTTTGGCTTGATGGCTTTGAGCTGGCGATCAGAGAGGCGGGTGGCTTGAGCGCACAATAGGTATTCTACGACATCGTTTGGTATTCCAAAAATTACCACTGAAGGGCTTGGAATACCATGTGGAATACCAATGGTTGTAGATTTTATCGGACGTCATGGGACGCTGATGGCGCTGGAAGCCCTGTATTTACTGGATTCCAGGCACAAAAAAAGACGTCCGTGGACGTCTTTAGATGATGAAATGGTGGAGCCGGGGGGATTTGAACCCCCGTCCGCCAGTACTCCGCTGTCGGTACTACATGCGTAGCCGTGTCTATTAAGTTAACCCTCAGCGACCCGACGGGCAGGGTGCTTTGGGCGAGTTGTGTAAGTTTTAGCCGCTTCGTCCACAACGTACTGCACGGCGATTCTGTTCTATATGACAATCACTTTGGGTTTACAGACATCCCCTGGTGATTGCTGGGCCCGAAGGCGCCAGAAGTGTTTTAGGCAGCAAACGCCATTTGGTCGTTCGAAGCTTCAACACCGTAGGTTTCGTCATTGGCAACTATAGGAAGTTGCAACAGTGGATTTACGAGTTCTGTTACCAACTCGGCATGCACCTAAAGTTTCGCAACCGGCGTCGAATCCTAAACGGCCCCGAGCCTGGCGCTTCTTGAAGCTGTTGAAGCGGCAAGCAGCTGCAGTGTACGCCAATCCGCGTCTGAGGCCAACCCGAAGGTTGGCCCGCAGCGGTCAGGAGTTTTTACCGTCTTTGTTTGCCTTCTGGATCTCTTGAATGGTTTGAGTGGTTTCAGAGATACATTTCTCAGTGCCTTCCTTGGTGTTCTGAGCCTGATGGGCTTTGGCTTGCTGGACGCTGGCTTCGACGCGTGCACTGAGGTCTGGCGCCTGGATTTGGTTTTTGGCGTTGGCAATGGTTTGCAGGTTTGTTTCGCAGAGGCTTTCCGTGCCGCCGGCGGCAAATGAGGACGACGCCAGCATGGAGGCAGTAACGAACAGACCTAGCAGTACAGAGCGTTTCATGTGTCTCTCCTTGAACTGAGGGCGCAGGCATCGCCGGCCATCAGTACGGCTACCAATTTAGGGACGGTCCCGCATTTGCGGGACTTGATCAGTGGACTGCGACCCTACGCCAGGGTTCTATTTTTCTTCAGGTCGCCCTGGCCTGGGTCACCCGATCGATCAGGTAGACCAGCCCGTGGTAGTCAATGGCGCCGTGCTGCGTAAGACCGATCTCGCAGGTGCGGCTGGTGGAAATCCCTTCGCTGCAATGCTGCACCGCGTCCTTGAGCGTGCGCAGCGAATGGGCATTCAGCTCCGGCGTGGTGAAGCCCTTGTCGCCAGCGAAACCGCAGCAGTGAATGCCTTCGGGGATGACCACGTTCTTGCTGCACTTGCGCGCTAGGTCGATCAGCGCCTGGCTTTCGCCTAGGTGCTGCGTGCTGCAGGTGACGTGTACTGCGATGGGCGCCTCTTGGGGGGTGAAGTCGAGACGATCCATCAGATGAGTGCGGATGAAACGCACCGGGTCGTATAGATCGAGGCGCACGTCGCCAAGGTCCTGAACCAACCGCAGCGTGCAGGGGCTGGTGTCGCAGTAGATAGGATCGAGCCCGCCGCGACTGGCGTGCAGCAGTGCGCCGATCAGTTCCTGGCGCTTGTGTTCGGCCTGTTCTACGTAGCCTTTGGAGGCAAAAGGCTGGCCGCAGCAGAGGCTGTCCACGTTGTCGGGAAAGACGACCTGATAGCCGGCCTTTTCCAGCAGCCGTTGGGTTTTTTCGTACAGCGACATCTGCTCCTTATCCCCTGCCGCCGGGCCCATCACCCGCGACACGCAGGCCGCCAGGTAGACCACTCTGGGGCGTTCATCGGATACGGCAGGGCTGAAGCGGATGGCCTTTTCCGGCTGGGGCATGGCGCTGGTCCACTGCGGAACCTGACCCTTGGACAGCCGCGTCAACGAGGCCGAAAGCTTTGCCAGGCGTGGCGCGCCCAGTAGCATGCGTGCGCCGTTGGCGACGTGCAGGGTGAAGCGCACGCCTTGCAGGGTGGTGGCGAAATTTCCTTCAATCCAGTTGGCGGTTTTCGTATTTGTCGCCTCACGGCTGCGCAGCTTTTTCACCAGCTCGCCGGTATTGATGCCAACCGGGCAACGTTGTGCGCACAAACCTGTGGCGGCGCAGGTGTCGATGCCCTGGTATTGGTAGGCGCGTTCCAGTTCGGTGGTGTCGGTGCCGGCGCGTTTCTTCGCTTGGATATCCCGCCAGATCACGATGCGCTGGCGCGGGCTCAAGGTCAGGTCCTTGGATGGACACACCGGTTCGCAGAAACCGCACTCGATGCACTTGTCCACAATCTCGTCGGCGGCCGGCAGCGGTTTGAGGTGCTTGAGGTGGATCTGCGGATCTTCGCTGAGCACCACGTCCGGGTTGAGGATGCCGTTGGGATCGAGCAGGCGTTTGAGCTGCCACATCAATTGATAGGCATCGCTGCCCCATTCCAGCTCGACGAACGGCGCCATGTTGCGCCCGGTGCCGTGTTCGGCTTTCAGCGAACCGCCGAATTCCACCGCCACCAACTGCGCCACGTCATCCATGAACGCCTGGTAACGTGCGACTTCTTCTGGGTTGTTGAAGCCTTGGGTGAAGACGAAGTGCAGATTGCCTTCCAGCGCGTGTCCGAAAAGGATCGCTTCGTCGTAGTGATGTTTGTCGAACAGCTCGATCAGGCGGTTCACCCCGATGGCCAGTTGTTCCACCGGAAAGGTCACGTCTTCGATGATTACCGTGGTGCCGGTTTTGCGTACCGCGCCCACGGCTGGAAAGGTGTCTTTACGGATCGCCCAGAGCCGGGCGTTTTCCCGTGGGTCTTCGGTAAAGTCGACCTGTTTTTCCACTGGGAAGCCGGCCAGCGATGCCATGATTCGGGTCAGTTGTTCTTGTAGCAACGACGAGGACGCGGCGCGGGATTCGATCAGCAGGGCGCAGGCATTGATCGACAGATGCTGTACGAAATCCGGCATGCCCGGCTTGTCCTGCACCGAGCGCAGGCTGCGCCGGTCCAGCAGTTCCACGGCCGAAACTGGTTGGCTTTTCAGCACGGTGACGGCGTTGCAGCAGGTTTCCACATCCGGGAAGACGATCAGTGCCGAGGCTTTGTTCGGGTGGTCGATGACTGTGTTGTAGGTCACCGCACTGATGAAGCCCAAGGTGCCTTCGGAGCCCACCAGCAGATGGCTCAAGATATCCACAGGCTCGTCGAAATCCACCAGGGCATTGAGTGACAGGCCGGTGGTGTTTTTCAGACGGTATTTGTGGCGAATTCGCGCGGCCAGTTCGGTATTGGCGCGGGTTTCGCGGCCCAGAGTCGCGAGGCGGTCCAGCAGTTCGCCATGGCTTGTACGAAAAGCCGCCACGCTGGCTTCGTCTTCGGTATCCAGACGCGTGCCATCGGCCAGCACCAGGCGGATACCGGCCAGGGTGTGATAGGTGTTCTGCGCGGTGCCGCAGCACATGCCGCTGGCGTTGTTGGCGACGATACCGCCGATCTTGCAGGCGTTGATCGAGGCTGGATCAGGGCCGATCTTGCGCCCGAACGGTGCCAGCCAGGCATTGGCCTGGGCGCCGATCACGCCGGGCTGCAAGCGAATCTGTGTGCCGTGTTCGCGAATCTCGCGGCCGTTCCAGTTATCCCCAAGCACAATCAGCACCGAGTCGCTGATGGCTTGCCCGGACAGGCTGGTGCCGGCGGCGCGGAAGGTGACCGGGACTTGGTCTCGTTGGGCCAGTTTCAGCAGGGCGATCACTTCATCTTCGGATTCGACGCGTACCACCAGTTTCGGAATCAGCCGATAGAAACTGGCGTCGGTGCCGAAGGCCAAGGTCGACAGCGGATCGTCGAAACGTCGTTTTGGCGGAATCAGTTGCTGGACATCACGCAGGAAAGGAGCCGGAAGAGTCATTGGTCCTCCAGAATCAAAACCACCAGATCCTTCGGACCATGGGCGCCATAGGCCAGGACTTGCTCGATGTCGGCGGTCTTCGACGGGCCTGACACCAGCAGGGCGTTGGTGGGCATGCCTTGGGCCCATTCGAATTCCTGTTGCACTTCATAGAAGTTGTCGCGGATTTCGCTGGCCTTGAGCAGGGCGAAATGCACCGGTGGCACCAGGCTCATCAGTCGCGGCTCTTCCCGCGTTGGCCAAAGAATCAGGCTACCGGTGGCGGCGATGGCGCCGAGGGTTCCGGTCAGGCTGGCAGGCGTGTCGTTGAACAGTTCGGCTTTCCATTCCTCTACCGGGCGGTCGTAGGCCTTGAGAGGTGGCAGGTCGGGATTGTTTGCCCAAAACTGTGTGATTTTTTGCCCGTGCGCAGTGGTCGGGGCGATGAGCAAACTCGGCAACTGGCGGTCACGCAGCAACTGCGCCAGCAGCGCCGGCCAGCCTTCACCGGACGTCAGATGGATTTCGGTGTGCACCGCTTCCATCAATTTGCGCAATTGTGGAATGCACTGCTCGGGCGCGTAGCGGTAGGTTTGCGTCACCAGCTCGACATCGAAGTTGTCGGCAACCGGCGTGGCGCCCGTCAGACTTTTGCGCAGCTTGGCGAGGATATTGTTTTTGGCGCTCATCGGCGGTCTCCCTGCTGGTTCAGGTGTTCGCGAGCCAGGTCATGCAATGAGCGGGCGGCGGGTTTGGGTGCGCTGTGGTTCTGGGTCCATGGGCCGATATTTTGGGGTGTCAGGGCGCGCAGGCGCGTGGCGAGGAAACCGAACAGCCGATACAGTCGCGGCGAACTGTTGAGCCGGGCCCAGGCATTCCAGATGAACCGCTCCTTGGGCGAGTATTTGCTGCCCTGGCCGCGCATCACTTGGTTCGGGCTGTCCGGCGCCTTGACGTTTTCTTCTCGCAGCCGCCGCAGTAGCGCGGGAATCGGGATTTTCACCGGACACACCTCACCGCAGGCGCCACACAGCGAAGACGCGCTCGGGTGGTCCGGGACTTTGGCGAGGCCGACCATGTGCGGCGTGATGATTTTTCCGATAGGTCCCGGGTACACCTCGCCGTAGGCATGACCGCCGATTCGGGTATAGACCGGGCAATGATTCATACAGGCGCCGCAGCGGATGCAGTTCAGGGTCTGGCGCAATTCGCTGTCGGCAAACGCCTGGCTGCGACCGTTGTCCAGCAGCACCAGGTGAACCTCCTGGGGACCGTCAAGTTCGTCAGGCTTGCGCGGGCCGGAGATCATGTTGACGTAGGTGGTGATCGGCTGGCCGAGGGCCGAGCGGGTCAGCAGCGAGAGCAGCGGCACGACATCGCGCAGGTTTTCCACGACTTTTTCGATGCCGGTTACGGCGATGTGCACCGGCGGTACGGTGGTGGACATCCGCCCATTGCCTTCGTTTTCCACTAGCAGCAGCGTGCCGGTTTCGGCCACGGCGAAGTTGACGCCCGAGACGCCGATATCAGCTTCGAAGAATTTCTGCCGCAATACCTTGCGACCGATCTGAATGAGTTGGTCGACGTCCTTGGTGTACTCCACGCCGAGTTTGTCGTGGAACAAGGACGCGACCTGACCGGCGTTCTTGTGGATCGCCGGCATAATGATGTGTGAAGGCTTCTCGTGATCGAGCTGGACGATGTACTCCCCCATGTCGGATTCGAGACATTCAATGTCCCGAGCCTCGAGGAAATGGTTCATCTCCATCTCTTCGCTGACCATCGATTTGCCCTTGATCACTTGCCGCGCCTCGTGAGCCCGGATGATCGAGAGGACGATGCCATTGGCCTCGTCCACCGTCTCCGCCCAGTGCACGTTCACACCGTTGCGGGTCAGGTTGGTTTCAAGTTGCTCGAGCAGGTCGGGCAGCTTGGATAACGCGCGGGCGCGGACGGCATTGCCGAGCACTCGCAGGTGTTCTCTTTCGTGGGCATCGCTGAAGGACGTTGCCCGCTTGGTCATCAGTGAATCCATCGCGCTGCGAAAGTTGTTTCGCAGTTGCGTGTCGTCCAAAGCCTTGTGGGCCCGGGCGCGAAAATCTTCCTGCACCTCAATGGTCGGGATCAGCGTCGGCGTGCTCATGCGGCACCTCCGGTACGCTGCCAGAGGAAACTCGCCAGGTGTTGACCGCGTAACGCCTCCTGCTGTTTTTCCAGCGCGCCGTTGATGTTCATCAAACAGCCGCAGTCGGCGCTGACGACCTGATGCGCGCCGGATTCCTTCAGCGCGCGGGTCTTGTCGGCCACCATCGCGCCGGAAATATCCGGCATGCGCACGCTGAACGTGCCACCAAAACCACAGCATTCACTTTCATGGCTGTGCTCGACGCGCTCCACGTTGCCCAACTGCGCCAATAACGCACGACCATGTAGGTGGGTGTTCATTTCACGCCGGGCCGAGCAGGACGTATGCAGCGCGATTTTCACCGGCTCGCCGCTGTCCTGCAGCTGCACCTTGCAGACAAACAGCAGGAATTCGGCCAGCTCATAGGTTCGGGCCACGAGGGCCCGAACCTGTTCGAGCGTGTCGGGCTCGTCCTTGAACAAGTCGGCGTAATGCTCGCGCAGCATGCCAGCGCAGGAGCCCGAGGGCACCACCACCGGATAATCGCCAGCAAACAGGGCCAGTTGCGCTCGCGCTACCGTCCGTGCCTGTTCGGTGTATCCCGAGGTGTAGGCCGGTTGGCCGCAGCAACTTTGCCCTTGCGGGTAGTCCACCCGGATTCCTTCGCGCTCCAGCAGGTGAATCGCATCCATCCCGGCTTCGGGATAGAACAGGTCCACCACGCAAGTGCCGAACAGGTAGACCCGTTGCGGTTTTTCGCTAGGGTACTGCCGAGGCTCGGGCAATGGCGGGGCGACACGGGTCGCGTTCGGCACGGCGTTGTAAAAAAGCTCGCTCATCAGGCGTGTCTCCGGGTGGTCCCGGTTATCCGTCCGCTGAGGCTGCTGAAATATAGACAGGAAATCTTTCAGCAGCCTTGCAGACCCGGTGATCAATAGCAGACGCCGAATCGAGGTTCGGCGTCGGTTTTTTCGGTATTGCCTGTAGTACTCAGTGCACCAACATGCCGGTGAACCAGTAGGCCTGGGCCAACGTGATCAGGCCGACGATCGTTGCAAAGAATAGGCTGTGTTTGAGGGTGAAACGGAACAGATCCGATTCCTTGCCCACCAGCCCGGTCGCCGCGCACGCCACCGCGATCGATTGTGGCGAAATCATCTTGCCAGTCACGCCGCCACTGGTGTTCGCAGCTACGAGCAAGGTGTCGTTGACGCCGATCTGGTGCGCAGTAGTGGCTTGCAAGGAGCTGAACAGAGCGTTGGACGAGGTATCGGAGCCGGTCAGGAATACCCCCAGCCATCCCAGGAAGGGCGAGAAGAACGGGAACGCCGCGCCGGTGCCGGCCAGCACCAAGGCCATGGTCGACGACATGCCCGAGAAGTTGGTAACGAAGGCGAACGCCAGCACCATACCGATGGACAGGATCGGCCAGCGCAGTTCGTAGAAGGTCTCTTTTAAAGTGGTAAGACCAGTTTTAAGGTTGATCTTCAACACCAGCATCGAGATCAATGCCGAGAAAAAAATCGCCGTGCCGGTAGCGGAAATCGGATCAAGCTTGAAGACCGCCGGGATGGCTGTCGGATTGACCACGATTGGCGCGACCTTGATCACCATCTGGTCCAGGTGCGGGATGGCGAAGTTGAACACCCAGCCATACATGGAGCCGCCGGCGGCAAACATCGCCTTGAACGGTTTCAGGGTCCAGATCGTCACCAGCACGGTTAGGATCAGGAAGGGCGACCAGGCCTTGATGATTTCCCCCAGGCTGTAGGGTGAAGCCACGGTGCTGCGCGGTTGGCCGAAACCTCCGACGCTGGCGGTGACCGTTGCGCTCGAGGTGGCGCCAGCAATCTGCGCGCCTGCGGTGCGCTTGGGCTGCCAGACTTTCAGGAACAGCGTCAGGGAAATCAACGCCGCCAGGGCCGAGGTGATGTCTGGCAGTTCCGGGCCGATGAAGTTGGAGGTGAAGTACTGGGTGACGGCGAAGCTCAAGCCGGCAACCAGCGCCGCCGGCCAGGTTTCCCGCACGCCGCGCAGGCCGTCCATCATGAACACCAGCCAGAACGGCACGAACAGCGACAGCAGCGGCAACTGGCGACCAGTCATGGCGCCGATCTTGAACGCATCGATCCCAGTGACCTGGCCGGCCACGATGATCGGAATACCCAGCGCGCCGAACGCCACTGGGGCGGTGTTGGCGATCAGGCACAGGCCTGCGGCATATAGGGGGTTGAAGCCCAGGCCGACCAACAACGCAGCAGTGATCGCCACCGGCGCCCCGAAGCCTGCGGCACCTTCAAGGAATGCGCCAAAGCAAAAGCCGATCAGCAACACTTGCAGGCGTTGGTCATCGGTAATCGACAGCACCGAGCTGCGGATCACCTCGAACTGGCCGCTCTTGACCGTCAGTTTGTAGAGAAACACGGCGGCGACGATGATCCAGGCGATGGGCCACAGGCCGTAGGCAAAGCCGTAGCCGGCGGCAGCGAAGGCCATGTCGGCGGGCATCTGGAACGCAAAGATTGCGACGGCAATCGCCAGGGCCAGGGTGATGCTGCCGGCCACATGCCCCTTGAGGCGAAACACCGCCAGGGCCAGGAAGAAAAATACGATGGGAATGACGGCCGCGAGTGCGGACAAGCCGAGGCTGCCGAGCGGGCTGTAGAGCTGTTGCCAGGTTTGCATAGTGGGTGGGCCCCTAATTGTTGTTGGTCAGGCACTGCCAGCGCTTTGGTTAATTGGTAATACCAATTTACAATCGCTGTTGGCTAGGGTAAAAGCCTTGGTTGTCGTGTGTCAATTTGCCGCCCTGAAACTTTCGTCGAATAAGCGGTGCAGAGAGCATCTGATCCGTGAGTGAAAGCGGTTTTTGGTGGGTGTGGACTGGGCCCGGATGGGCCAGAATAGAGAGCCCGGCGAGCCGTCGGGACCGTGGAGAATCGAGTTATGGGGTTTGATCAGATTCGTCAGCGCCGTTTGTCTGACGATATTGTCGAGCGGCTTGAAGGAATGATCCTTGAGGGCACGCTGAAATCCGGTGAGCGGCTGCCGGCTGAGCGGA
Coding sequences within:
- a CDS encoding integrase domain-containing protein, which translates into the protein MCAQATRLSDRQLKAIKPKDKDYVLSDGDGLQLRVRINGSTLWNFNYRHLVTKNRINMGLGTYPELSLAQARKKTVEARELLALAIDPKEQRNALEQTKKAATEHTFENVAATWFELKQDVVTPAYAEDIWRSLTLHVFPKLGTVPLSQITAPMVIELLRPLETKGSLETVKRLTQRLNEIMIHGVNSGIIFANPLSGIRGVFKKPKKQNMAALRPEELPELMVAIANASIKRTTRCLIEWQLHTMTRPAEAATTSWADIDLDKKTWTIPAERMKKRRAHVIPLTEHALALLETIKPYSGHREYVFPADKDPRTHCNSQTANMALKRMGFEGRLVSHGMRSMASTILNEQGWDSELIEVALAHVDKDEVRSAYNRADYIERRRPMMIWWSEHIQHAATGSLSIAAVQETRGLKRVSTG
- a CDS encoding FAD-binding and (Fe-S)-binding domain-containing protein — translated: MTLPAPFLRDVQQLIPPKRRFDDPLSTLAFGTDASFYRLIPKLVVRVESEDEVIALLKLAQRDQVPVTFRAAGTSLSGQAISDSVLIVLGDNWNGREIREHGTQIRLQPGVIGAQANAWLAPFGRKIGPDPASINACKIGGIVANNASGMCCGTAQNTYHTLAGIRLVLADGTRLDTEDEASVAAFRTSHGELLDRLATLGRETRANTELAARIRHKYRLKNTTGLSLNALVDFDEPVDILSHLLVGSEGTLGFISAVTYNTVIDHPNKASALIVFPDVETCCNAVTVLKSQPVSAVELLDRRSLRSVQDKPGMPDFVQHLSINACALLIESRAASSSLLQEQLTRIMASLAGFPVEKQVDFTEDPRENARLWAIRKDTFPAVGAVRKTGTTVIIEDVTFPVEQLAIGVNRLIELFDKHHYDEAILFGHALEGNLHFVFTQGFNNPEEVARYQAFMDDVAQLVAVEFGGSLKAEHGTGRNMAPFVELEWGSDAYQLMWQLKRLLDPNGILNPDVVLSEDPQIHLKHLKPLPAADEIVDKCIECGFCEPVCPSKDLTLSPRQRIVIWRDIQAKKRAGTDTTELERAYQYQGIDTCAATGLCAQRCPVGINTGELVKKLRSREATNTKTANWIEGNFATTLQGVRFTLHVANGARMLLGAPRLAKLSASLTRLSKGQVPQWTSAMPQPEKAIRFSPAVSDERPRVVYLAACVSRVMGPAAGDKEQMSLYEKTQRLLEKAGYQVVFPDNVDSLCCGQPFASKGYVEQAEHKRQELIGALLHASRGGLDPIYCDTSPCTLRLVQDLGDVRLDLYDPVRFIRTHLMDRLDFTPQEAPIAVHVTCSTQHLGESQALIDLARKCSKNVVIPEGIHCCGFAGDKGFTTPELNAHSLRTLKDAVQHCSEGISTSRTCEIGLTQHGAIDYHGLVYLIDRVTQARAT
- a CDS encoding lactate utilization protein gives rise to the protein MSAKNNILAKLRKSLTGATPVADNFDVELVTQTYRYAPEQCIPQLRKLMEAVHTEIHLTSGEGWPALLAQLLRDRQLPSLLIAPTTAHGQKITQFWANNPDLPPLKAYDRPVEEWKAELFNDTPASLTGTLGAIAATGSLILWPTREEPRLMSLVPPVHFALLKASEIRDNFYEVQQEFEWAQGMPTNALLVSGPSKTADIEQVLAYGAHGPKDLVVLILEDQ
- a CDS encoding LutB/LldF family L-lactate oxidation iron-sulfur protein, with product MSTPTLIPTIEVQEDFRARAHKALDDTQLRNNFRSAMDSLMTKRATSFSDAHEREHLRVLGNAVRARALSKLPDLLEQLETNLTRNGVNVHWAETVDEANGIVLSIIRAHEARQVIKGKSMVSEEMEMNHFLEARDIECLESDMGEYIVQLDHEKPSHIIMPAIHKNAGQVASLFHDKLGVEYTKDVDQLIQIGRKVLRQKFFEADIGVSGVNFAVAETGTLLLVENEGNGRMSTTVPPVHIAVTGIEKVVENLRDVVPLLSLLTRSALGQPITTYVNMISGPRKPDELDGPQEVHLVLLDNGRSQAFADSELRQTLNCIRCGACMNHCPVYTRIGGHAYGEVYPGPIGKIITPHMVGLAKVPDHPSASSLCGACGEVCPVKIPIPALLRRLREENVKAPDSPNQVMRGQGSKYSPKERFIWNAWARLNSSPRLYRLFGFLATRLRALTPQNIGPWTQNHSAPKPAARSLHDLAREHLNQQGDRR
- a CDS encoding (Fe-S)-binding protein gives rise to the protein MSELFYNAVPNATRVAPPLPEPRQYPSEKPQRVYLFGTCVVDLFYPEAGMDAIHLLEREGIRVDYPQGQSCCGQPAYTSGYTEQARTVARAQLALFAGDYPVVVPSGSCAGMLREHYADLFKDEPDTLEQVRALVARTYELAEFLLFVCKVQLQDSGEPVKIALHTSCSARREMNTHLHGRALLAQLGNVERVEHSHESECCGFGGTFSVRMPDISGAMVADKTRALKESGAHQVVSADCGCLMNINGALEKQQEALRGQHLASFLWQRTGGAA
- a CDS encoding lactate permease LctP family transporter is translated as MQTWQQLYSPLGSLGLSALAAVIPIVFFFLALAVFRLKGHVAGSITLALAIAVAIFAFQMPADMAFAAAGYGFAYGLWPIAWIIVAAVFLYKLTVKSGQFEVIRSSVLSITDDQRLQVLLIGFCFGAFLEGAAGFGAPVAITAALLVGLGFNPLYAAGLCLIANTAPVAFGALGIPIIVAGQVTGIDAFKIGAMTGRQLPLLSLFVPFWLVFMMDGLRGVRETWPAALVAGLSFAVTQYFTSNFIGPELPDITSALAALISLTLFLKVWQPKRTAGAQIAGATSSATVTASVGGFGQPRSTVASPYSLGEIIKAWSPFLILTVLVTIWTLKPFKAMFAAGGSMYGWVFNFAIPHLDQMVIKVAPIVVNPTAIPAVFKLDPISATGTAIFFSALISMLVLKINLKTGLTTLKETFYELRWPILSIGMVLAFAFVTNFSGMSSTMALVLAGTGAAFPFFSPFLGWLGVFLTGSDTSSNALFSSLQATTAHQIGVNDTLLVAANTSGGVTGKMISPQSIAVACAATGLVGKESDLFRFTLKHSLFFATIVGLITLAQAYWFTGMLVH